caTCCCATTATGCTGAATTTGTATcgttttttcatgaattttgttttacagAGTAATAccttttagagaaaaaaaaatgttaaatagtCTCATTGgaacattattttttcaaatggaTTTGTATATTGTAGAAGGGTtttctgttgttttttttttcttgcctTTCTAAAActgaaaggaaaaataaataaattagaagttaaaaattaaaattataaaaaaatgaaaataattacaaaaatttgggtttaattttaattactttaaaaaaagaataaaaaaaatcatataatttgaaattaaacttgttattattctttttaaaaaaaataaaaatattatggtaTAAAATACTTACGatcaataacaaaaataataataatattgattctctCTATGAGCAAAacgaaattcaaaatttatcatttgGCCTTAACCGTTCATAATTTCCTCAAGTTAAATTGTTCATCTTTAATTATCTTCAAGACAACTGCTCATTTGTTTTTACTCTTACTTAATTTAGCTATCATCAACTACCTAAATAATTGTTTCTAAGGTTATAAACATAATCAAAGTTAACCACACCAAAACCAACTATACAatcttatacaaaataaattttcaaatgtaaACAAATCACACTCGAACAATAATTTTCATAACATATGCATAATTATTCAACCAAGTTGTTAACGTTTAGTTTTGGACAATAAGTACATAAGTTGCAACGTAACAAGTAATAAGTAAATTATCGTTTTCTCAAAAGACTTGTGCAATACATGACAATTATTGTATTCAATAACTAATTTAGACAACATCCtcacaaaaatatgaaaactctTTATGCAACTTTTATCAAATATGTGTgcaaatgaaattaacatagaTTATTTGCATTGTCAATATGAGACTTCACCAATTTCACTCTCATGCATATTCAGTcatctcaatttcaatttcatgttaaAATCTACTCACAAATGTACTCAAATGATAATATCCCTTAGCAACTTGAACCTATGGTTCCTTATTAAGTTCCAATTTATTGAATCCTCAACAAACAAAAGTGCCTTAAGATCAAGAgtcttaagattactaatgaattaTGCTTTATCCCTATATGCAATCTCCATTAGATACTTTATTTCAGTTCTAGGTTACAAAAGATATTTCTCAACGCCTCAAGAACTAATTATCAAGTCATGGGTGATCAAGCCACAACAAGCGTTAAGCATAAAAACAAAACACCAACATTGAAATGGAAAAGCTTATATATTAACAACACAAGATGGACAAGATttcaatttatacatttaatctCAATAAATAGGTAAGCTCTCCATAGTGGTGAACTTAGgttatacaaaacaaaaaactaagTAAGAAATTAGAACCAAAGAGAAGGTGAAGGTCCTTCCCCAAGGTACCTAGTAGTTTCTCCAATTGTGCATCCCTTTTGCATCTACACCTCCATTTTACAGATCCTCTCCCTTTTCAAATCCCAAAGGGGGAAAACACCAAGGAAGCAGGTTGAGACCCTTAGCAGCCTCCAAGGGCCTCTTCCAATCGCACAAGGTGGAGATAAATCGCAAAAGTCCGAATAAATACCAAAATATATCTTATTAACATCGACATTGTTAGACGCAACCTTCTGCCAAGCCACCATCTGGCATTGCCAACCACTGCCCGGCATTACCATCTTCTTCATCTCTCACCCAGCGAGAAGCTCCTCCGCCCAACAGGATATGTAGAGCCTAGCGCCCTTTTTGTGTCGTCCAATGTTAGGAAGCCTTATAACTTTGTTTGCTCTATGTGTTTGTGAACAAAttcatcatttatttttcagtcaTGCTTCCTTGAAGTCCAACTTGTTTTCTTCCACTAGAATTGCTTCCTATTCACTTATTTCACTCACTTAAATGGAAAATAGAGGTAAAATAAGtacaaaataactaaaataagataaaatttttggagtagttgattttattaacaaaacttaaacaaataaaaggtaaaaatcaatgttattacaatttaataaagatatacaaataaatttaaagtacaTCTCAAAATTTCTCCCaaacttaatattttacttCGATATATATGAAGTAAAAGGATAAATTAAACATTCATACATCAACTTAAACTAGTAACTCTAATTCATTTAggaaagttaataataatagtttatcTTACTTGAAAATTTAGCTACTCAAACTTCATTATTAGTTTACATAAGAAGGTTACACTTACTCATAGAAAACTTTGATTACCGAACTAAAGGCATTATTATAGCCTTGCATTGGTAGACATATATCTTTCTCCATCAAATCACAATGCAACCTCAAATCTATAGACAAGCAAACCACTcacataaaacaatataaaaaacaagataaaaaagtattttaaataaaaatacgatgattaatattattcttcTCTATGCTAACTTCACTAAATTTGACTCaattcttgaaaaaaatggataattagttcataaatataaaaataatacaatcattTTTTGagaagtaataaattttataaaataaaattagaataattaattttttatatctatatattttttttatttaaacaataaaatattagttattagtCTCATTGTAACCATTTAGACCAAACCCATAACTACTCTTATTCCTTATAAGCCAACCCCTTTGTCCACATCTTCCAAAAACAATCAAGACCATTAGGCAGTAATTTATACTCGAGGCACTCCGTCTCACTTTtgcaaatatatttaatctttcattacaagaaagaaaaataaaaacaatatagaagaaagaaaatgaaagaaaatgtaGGGAAAGAAATAaggaaaagaattaaaatacaACGAAATATACGTTTGTTCCTTTAAGgagaaaataacttaaaaatgaagacaaattttcattataaaaaataataactttatccATACATTCATTATTGACAAAAATACGAGAGAGTAATCttgaaaaacataaacttttttttacgtttttagTTTTTCTATGCTCAtatttaagtgaaaataaaatatatatccaataaaaattaacatttttataaaaaggaatactttttttttctagtcaTCTATCTGTGtcaattatttttcactttcatTTTTCCTTGAAACAAAGGGAACCTGAGAAGAAATAGTTGTGTAAAGATCACAAAGTCTACATTCATGGGATCTTTCGCAATACCAAATTTGGAACCTCTTTTGCGAGGATAAAACAACAACCAAGAAAGTGGggttaaataaatagttaaactAAATAGCATAAAcataattagtttatttaatcACACAATTTATCAATAAACATAAACATCCTGATTTTATCGCAGATAATTCCGCAGCAATAACTCTCAGCCAATCACAATCTTCCATGTCATCAACCCTTCTGCGTTTCCTATATAACCCTCTGCCGTTGCTCCCTCGTCCCTTCAAATTCGCCTCTTCTCTCTCAACTCAATTTCTTTCTCTCCCAAACAACACTTTGTAAAGGCCCCGTCGTGAGCGTCGCCGGAAAATCTCGCCGACGAAAAATATGACGGGATCCCTTGCTGCAAGGCTCGTCTTTCGTCGAACGTCGCCGGCTAGCCGATTCTTCCCCCGCCGGGAAGTCTCCCTGCCCGCGGCTGAAAGAACGAAAGACGCGATCGCACCGCCAAAGGAACTTCCGGCGTTCGACTACTCTCCCTTGGCCTACTCTGGTCCCACCGGCGACGAGATCCTTGCGAAACGCAGGGAGTTTCTCAGCCCTTCGATCCTCCACTCGTACAAAACTCCGGTGAGGACGCGCTGCACCGGATCATCTCGTAAACTGTGTCCAATCCTGTTATTAATTTTCCGTTACGCAAGTGTAACTAACCTATCTAACTAACTAACTTGATAATTGGGGTGTGACCGTGTGTTGGAGGTTGCAGCTTAACGTGGTGGAGGGGAAGAGGCAGTATCTGTTCGATGATAAGGGAAGAAGGTACGTGGACGCGTTCGGAGGGATCGCTACGGTGTGTTGCGGGCATTGCCACCCCGATGTGGTCGCAGCCGTCGTGGAACAAACGAAGCGCTTGCAGCACTCCACGGTTCTCTACCTGAACCACGCCATAGCAGATTTCGCTCAGGCTTTGGTTTCTAAGCTTCCCGGTAATCTTAAGGTGAATATCACACGCTAATCTTAATCAAACCatgattttctaatttttcattttttaaaatactgaAAGTGCATTTTTCATTGCTTTGTTACGAAAAATGTTCAGTTTTATCCGTCGACCAATGACTtgttaatatctttttaataaattacaatatattttacgTCAATAATATGGACataatttacaataaatttttgTGATAATTAGTTAAGATATAGTATCATTTAAAAGTTCCGAGTaagtcataaaaaatataaagtaaggtaattcaaatattaacacAGGTGTCATGACAACCAATTATTGAGTAATTACTACTCGTGACAATATTTGCACAATTAATCATGTATTaacattttatgaaaatatctctagtatgaaattttttaacaatagaCTAGATTAAGAAGTATGCTACAGTAGCAATAAAATTTGTTGCCATAATTtgctaagaaaaaaataaaagtaagatAAAAGCAGATAATACGGTAGTAAactctattaaaataaatagcCATATTTTGATCATGTGATGGAGCAAACATATAATACGCCAAGTAACGTTAATTAAGTGTTTTATTTGTCAATTTCTATGCTAATATCATGGGACTAGGTTGTGGAAGTGGGTTGGGTGATTTATATGATAATGACTTCAAATTTCGTGGCTCAAACATATTTTCTATATATGTGTCTTGTCAAGCCAGACAAAACAAAAACTCTCGGTTATCTGTTACTTTAATGGAgaaaactattattatatttttttctggtttaggccaaaaataaaatatacaattattgcATCACTCAAACTCTTTCTTTTATCACTCATATTCTGTCTATGTACTATATCAATTggacttttaatatatatatatatatatatatatatatatatatatatatatatatatatatatatatatatatatatatatatatatatatagatagatagatagatagatagatatagacGTGTGAGTATGTGATCCTCGTATGACAACTAAGTTCTTTCATCAATTTCCCTCtttattttagtatttcattgtttaacttaaaaaataatacctaAATTAGGATAAgatttgtataattaaaattaattatcatgatTTTCTTATGTTAGTGTTAAAAGCAATACATAGACTACAATAGTTTAATAACTTAATTTaactatataataaaaataattgttataaagATACGAAGAAAGGAGTGAACATAtacaaataagaatataatagaaaatagagaataacaaatttaaattttcataattctTATGCATGTTTTATATAGAAATATAAcgtattataattaattaaataatcacTTGTGAAACTCCTAATATTGtattcaaacatttttttaggtgtttttattttcttgggATGAGAAAAATTAACTTGGCTATTTTATGAGCAGGTGGCGTTTTTTACAAATTCTGGAACGGAAGCCAACGAATTAGCGATTCTGATAGCAAGATTGTACACTGGCTCCCATGACATCATATCTCTAAGGAATTCTTACCACGGAAATGGTGGTGGAACAATGGGGGCCACAGCTCAAAGCATCTGGAAATATAATGTTATTCAGGTTTGTATTCCTCTCTTATTAAGTTTTACACATACCCTTTTATCAATCAATCTTCTGTTATCAAATACCTTCCAGGTCATAGGTACACTTGGAACGAAGTTGACCTAGGTCTTCGAATGCACGTATTTctaaatgaaagaagaaaggaaaagataacttgtttatttttcttttgaatgtataatattttaaaacaaaagaactaaaattataaattagcaTAAACTACGTGGCCCTCTTACTATAAAAACAAAACTGTTAtctatttcttatattttccaAAACTCTACTCTCACAACTGTACTTTCACTAAACTATATGCATACGTTTGTGATAGCAACGGCAACGGACTTTGCTCTTCCTGAAAGCGAACCGTTCATTATTGATAGTATTTGGAACACTTTCTTGTGGAAACTAGTTACGGATTAATACTAAAGTGCCGTGACGATGATTTCTAGTGATAATGAAAGCATGGACCCCTTCACGCAAATTATATTACAATTACGTGGTGTATTGTTCGTTCTCAatgaaaagtatatatatatatatatatatatatatatatatcccttccaagaaataatttatttcttgaTATAGGAAAATAGTATCTTCTTTGTTGCAAATTGCCATGTGAGTTCACATGCAAATGCAATACCCTCCAGGCTGGAGTGTTCTCCTTTTAATCTATGCTGTGTAGTTTTTTTAGTTTACTTAATTTGTTCCGTGTCACTTCAAACTTAGGATTACATTTGATACACATAATGAATTGATATGATACTCTGTTCtgttattttttgttgcatCTTTTTAATGAAATAGTTGTTTTAAAAGTAGAAAACTTTCATCCATTCACAATATGACAAGTGAAGTTGCTGCTTCAAAAGTTACACATATTAGTGATTTATagtatcaatattttatattgacaattgattgatttttttttttgaaatttatgtaGTCTATTTCCAATTGatacaaagtataaaataaaaatgtcacgtTACATCTAACCAGTCTAACAAAAGGCCACCTAACTTCTGAGCAGAcgtttttaaaagtttaaaatggaaaatgaagttTGCCtaacctttttgtttttctgataTTTTTGTCTGCCAACAGAGTGGTGTTCATCATGCAGTAAACCCAGACCCTTATAGAGGTATTTTTGGTTCTGATGGAGAGAAGTATGTACGAGATGTTCAAGAAATCATCAATTTCGGAACTTCCGGAAACGTTGCAGCCTTCATATCTGAAGCTATTCAGGTATGTAGTTAAAGCACAGACGGATCTTGGTATGAAACAATTTgatttaacaatattgatattGCATGATATCGTTTTCTTCAGGGCAAGTATTCTAGATTAGGTTTTTTCCCTTAATTTGTTCTTTCTAAAAcattccatttatttatttcaaatttattaaaaattaaaaacaaacaaattaatataaaatttaaaagaattagcTTACATAAATCATCTGCTTCATTTGTGTTGGTATAGTGCGACCTTCCTGCATTACATTCAATACTTATCATAAAGACACAAAATGCATTACATTCCTGCAATTCATGTAGATGTACTAATTAACAGTgttaaacattattttctataatttcgAATATACTTTTCTGTTGttaactaaaattgaaaacCACAAAGTTGTTGAGTCTCATTTCTTATTGAATCAATCTCTTTGATTGACTTTTATCAACTAATTGGATAAACGAAGACATTTGTTGATGCTGCTGTTGTTAACGATAGGGAGTTGGGGGCATCGTTGAAATGGCTCCTGGTTACTTACCTGCTGCCTACGACATTGTTAGAAGAGCTGGAGGTGTTTGTATTGCCGACGAAGTTCAGTGCGGTGTTGCTCGCACTGGTAGCCATTTCTGGGGGTTTGAGGCCCATGGTGTTGTACCTGACATAGTAACAATAGCAAAGGTAATTTAACTCTTGTCTCCTTTACCATGTACAAAGATCTTGACTTGCCTGTTCGTATTGGAAAATTTGCAAGCTTTGTTTACTTGTTAAGTTGTTATAAAACAATTTCACAAGAACCAACATGATGCAATACAGCTGATAAATAATCTTAATGTTGTCTCTGTGATCAGTGATTTAATTTCCTGACTCGAGTGAATGGGGAGATCTCTGTCTCTAAAATGAATCTAATTAATTTTAAGCATTAGTCTTAGTGTGTATATATATCCAAGCtgaaatcatttaaaataatttttattttttcccatTCAAAACGTGAACAGGAGATTCCAAATCTGAAACCAAACACGCTATTTACACTCCCAGATGTAGAATTCCTGGGTTcgtaacaaaaaataacacGATTCTTACATTAGTCCTTATAGATGCAAGTTACAACTACCAAAATATTATGATTCTATTAACATAGAAATACTTAATTGTCTGTTTTACATGTGCTTCTTGTTCTTCACTGTTGGCTTGTTTCTGAATTTTGCTTTTTTGGGCAGAGCATCGGAAACGGCCTTCCTCTTGGTGCTGTCGTGACTACTCCTGAGATTGCGAAGGCCTTGACTCGCCGAAGTTACTTCAACACTTTCGGTGGGAATCCTGTTTGCACAGCTGCAGGATTGGctgttttaaaagtgatagagAAAGAGAAGCTTCAAGAAAATGCATTTGAAGTGGGTTCCTATTTGAAAGAGAGGCTCAATACACTCAAGGACAAATATGAATGTAATCTTTCGTCACTCCTCAATCCTTTCCATTCTAGATTAGTGATCAATCATAGATTCATTTTTGGTTGAGTTAAACGATGAATAGTGGAGGACCTTACTCTGTCACAAAATAACCAGGAACTTTTCGTTTCCCCTTCTACCAATTTTTTTCATGAGAAATGTCAAAAATATGCTCTTTTAAACACACTTTATTACTATTTATCtggtttttgtttctaaacaaACTAATGCTTTTCTTCTGCAGTAATTGGTGATGTGAGAGGACAAGGCATGTTGCTTGGAGTGGAACTTGTCACTGATCGCCAACTTAAAACACCAGCACCAAAAGAAACACTGCACGCGATGGACCAAATGAAAGGTAAAATTTCAACCCCTCTATTGTGCCTTCTCGTTCCAGCCACATTTTTCGGTTGAGTTACCTAATCTATAAACTCCTGTTGTTACCACAGAACTAGGAGTGCTAATTGGAAAGGGTGGCTACTATGGAAATGTATTCAGAATTACACCTCCCTTATGTTTCACCAAAGAAGATGCAGGTTGCTCTTAGCCTCAAACCCTCTCTTTCGTTAACATCAATTAATCGTACTACTAGTCTCTATTACTTATAGCCTCTGTGTTTGTGTTTTTGCTTTGATTTATTGTTACAGATTTCGTGGTGGATGCGATGGACTACACATTTTCCAGAATGTGAAGCTTAAAATATGATCCAAGTGTAAATAAATCTCTATTTTATATCCTTAAGTTAAAGcaatctgcatcagaaaacGTTTGGTTCCCTGATAGCACCACAAAAAATTCACGTTTTTTATACGTGGAAATGTAGAAGTATCCAATAGTTGTGGTGAGATTGAACGTCATAATAACTGTTTCTCTGGAACCAAAAACAAAAGTAGTAGACCATCTATCTGGACTGtataaaatctataaatttttCATGAGTGCTTAGTCCCATAGTATCTCACACTGTTATCCCAGGAAGTGGATGACCCATAATATCTAAATACTTACCAATAATTTCAAAAAGTCGGTTTAAATAAGTCAGTCAAAGTCTTAAATACATAGTTACATCAActgcttatttttctttttcttttatgctttcaattaaatttgaatCCAATGATATTATGACttatcctttattttatttattttatgacgTGATTTAGGAtgagttattaattaatttagtgtgaactattaattaatatattattatattaaaagaattaattaccTGCACTAAATTATAttagagaataaaaattaagaaacaaaaaatgaaattcataatataatttttcaagaTACTCGTTTCAACACAGTAAGATGAGATGAGATGAGACGCTTCTTATCACTGTTTAAAATGTTATTGTAAGAAcattaaaaattctaaataatAACTGGGTGACTTTTAGGATGTTGAGTGAGCTTGTCaatgtttatattttgaaaaaagaaaatttttttaacaataaataaatttcattgagtgattaaataaaagaaggcataggtaaataaaaaaaatttcttaaaattttataatactcTTTTCAAACAATTTAGAATGAAAATTCCAACACGAGTATGAATTTggaatttaattagatttagcAACTATTATGAAGATGCGAAAATAGTAGTGGGTATTTCTTGGTTTACATGACATAATTCAACCGTAGAGTATGAGATAATTTTCACGTTTGTCTTTCGTCTATGTTTTCAGTTCTTACTTTTGGCTATTATTCTTGGAACGTTATAGATGTCTTTTTCTGTTCCTTTTACTTTCAACTATTTATCTTTTGATCTTGATATGGTAAACCGGTGTAGAtgatataaaatgttttaaggtCAAAATAAATGGTACCATTTCCTTTTTTACACGTTCCTTCCATTTCATTAAACTATTAAGCACACCAATTTTAGGAAGATTGTTGATATTATACAAAGAAGTACTAGTAAAAGAGCTTTCTTTCATACCCTGAAAATGGGTAACTTCCAAACAACTTTTGTAAaactttcaaaatcaaaatcttaaCTTAGTCAACCATTTCGACTAATTAGGTAAAATTAGAAACATGGTAATGATGTCCCGAATAAATGAGGATGTCCAAAAATGATCTGATACCACTCAAAGGATGAATAAAGCTAAAAGATCCTTGAAGAGGATAAACAGTTGAACAAAATTCTTAATCAAGGCATTggtttgaataataaaatataaatttttatttgcaacattaattttaatttctgcaAAATAGAAATTTGGTTCAAAATTGTATAAGAACTTTACATTGTGCAAATAATGGAAAATGGCAGCCATAGGTTCTGATGCTTGAAAGACACAAGGGATTTGCATGATGaaaggagaaataagagaaagGAAACCAGTAAATCCCTCAAAGTGAGAGACATGAATTTAGTTTAAAGAAAGACACTTAAGTCATATTCCTATGATCAAACTAgtgataatgaaaaaaaaaaactgtaaaaagttatatataaaaaaattaaaactaactCTATTATATTATGTTGATACATACACAGTTATGCATTTTAGTAAACGAATtacgttttttttaatatgattaacTTTTGTTAATAACTATAGTTGATAagtagttaattaaaattagcattacattaataaataaattaaattgattaatttaaattttaataataatcacaataatttattctaatatattattatttttaaaatataacatttttatatattataaaagtataatatttttattgttgttttaaatttattttaattttaattaatttttcaaaaatatatttttatattaaattattttataatatgttaatacacaattaaatttattcaattatgtcaatcaaatcaactacaaatttttCACTCATTTCTATTCACTTTTCCCCTATGCAAATAATCTCACttcttactatttttttccctttattttcttttccaccCTCCTCTCAATCTAAAGAAAGCCTAAAAAAACAAGAAGGAAGCGAAAAAAAAAGGACGAATAAAAGATAATAgaggagaaaatataaaaagagaaaGGTGAACATTTACATTACAagacttttaataaaattgtttagaaAATGTTGTCATTAAAAgggaattgaaaaagtttaatttcttctctcattattattactttcaAAAGTTGATAGCATGTATTAACTGATGATATACTACTAGAGATAAGATTTTATGACAATTCTTTTGACATCATAGATGTGGATAATATAGAAAGTTTACACTTTCTATTTCAGTTAAAGTGACATGAAATAGTATGTTCAACTTACTATGTCAAGTATTCAAAGATCTGACATAAAGTTTAACATACTATGAGAGACATTGATAGACATATCATTATAAGTCCAACTTACTATAATAGGTATTCATAGATTTGTCATAGTAAGTGAATTACTAGGACATGTGTTCATAGACCTGACATAGTAAATCCAACTTATATTTTCAAGTTTGTTtgacttttttaattatctttgtgtcttgaatttttgttctttttatgaaaagaatcaggatttaaatattttcttttaaaggtAGAAGTAAATACCTTTTTGTTGGATTATTTCCTCGAGAAGTTGAAGTTTGAAGAAGATTTGAGGAAGGCTTTCCAGAACCTCTCACTCAACTAGAAATTCCCTTGTCCAACAAGAAGCATCTCCTGCTCGCTTAACGAAAAGTCAACATATTTGCCCAATGAGAAGACCATTCACTTAGCGAGTGAAGAAAGTTTGTTCTGACAAAAAGTAATCTCCACCTAGCGAGAAACTACCTTTTGATAATTGTTTAAAAGTCAAGTTTTAGACTAAAAGAGAGAGTTCTTGGAAGAGGTAAACTAAACCAAAGACTGGGGAAAGGAAGAGGTGGGGATAACTATATAACCCTTCCATCTTCAGTCTCACCACTCTCTTTTGTCAACTTCCCCTATTCATTGAGATTGGATATAATGTATATCAATTTGATGAAGCTTTATCCTTTGCAATATAAATCTCTTTCATGACTCTTGTAATTTTTCCTTGTGTTTATGTGAACGACTAATCATTTGTGCTATTTGTGGTATATAtcttaaacattgaaaaatgatttagaaCTTAGTTA
This region of Vigna unguiculata cultivar IT97K-499-35 chromosome 5, ASM411807v1, whole genome shotgun sequence genomic DNA includes:
- the LOC114186135 gene encoding alanine--glyoxylate aminotransferase 2 homolog 3, mitochondrial-like, translating into MTGSLAARLVFRRTSPASRFFPRREVSLPAAERTKDAIAPPKELPAFDYSPLAYSGPTGDEILAKRREFLSPSILHSYKTPLNVVEGKRQYLFDDKGRRYVDAFGGIATVCCGHCHPDVVAAVVEQTKRLQHSTVLYLNHAIADFAQALVSKLPGNLKVAFFTNSGTEANELAILIARLYTGSHDIISLRNSYHGNGGGTMGATAQSIWKYNVIQSGVHHAVNPDPYRGIFGSDGEKYVRDVQEIINFGTSGNVAAFISEAIQGVGGIVEMAPGYLPAAYDIVRRAGGVCIADEVQCGVARTGSHFWGFEAHGVVPDIVTIAKSIGNGLPLGAVVTTPEIAKALTRRSYFNTFGGNPVCTAAGLAVLKVIEKEKLQENAFEVGSYLKERLNTLKDKYELIGDVRGQGMLLGVELVTDRQLKTPAPKETLHAMDQMKELGVLIGKGGYYGNVFRITPPLCFTKEDADFVVDAMDYTFSRM